A genome region from Calypte anna isolate BGI_N300 chromosome 4B, bCalAnn1_v1.p, whole genome shotgun sequence includes the following:
- the MOGS gene encoding LOW QUALITY PROTEIN: mannosyl-oligosaccharide glucosidase (The sequence of the model RefSeq protein was modified relative to this genomic sequence to represent the inferred CDS: deleted 1 base in 1 codon), whose product MAGERRRRGGEGPRDRPRDRVTRREQKEQKQQHRGPGRGRTALLAAAAAAALALGLAAAVSEWRRWSEASRLVTPHPAPPALPPGSTGPLASPQLFWGTYRPQVYFGMKTRSPRSLVTGLMWLQEGDSTSGLRHTCEQNDDVSRYGWLMHDGESFGVQEIRDGKLVLKTEFVKRDGGEHGGDWSWRISAKMEDAEGPSPLLSLFFYVATDEQGTLEAELENGTRLAAVRGTTEELGAFTITFSPPTADAGGNPKYASYSYLEAPSPGLHRLTELVRSRLAPRSLFSPPGKKGPRRRFFALQTAGGPPGGPDPPPRGRLLLHQVTLEPPGVAEVTFESGSAAGGRRGRLAGPELSAALAGGAEAFERRFEETFGLSRKGFPVPQQRFAQAALSELLGGVGYFHGRSLVRASVEEEEEEEEGGERAVPTPEGGLFTAVPSRSFFPRGFLWDEGFHQLVVGRWAPALSREVLAHWLDLMNAEGWIPREQILGDEARAKVPPEFLLQRGDTANPPTLLLALQRLLPQAEPAYLRRLFPRLRAWYRWLERTQAGPLPHTFRWRGRDPHPERYLNPKTLASGLDDYPRASHPSPEERHLDLRCWMALAARVLAQVAERLGEPARGYRETERALSDSALLDRHHWDPQLGAFADYGNHSAAVELRWHRPDPPAPGRPPAAPRLLREVREPPRPRFVPALGYVSLFPMLLELLPPDSPRLPALLEAVASEQKLWSPFGLRSLSADSPFYLRHNTQHDPPYWRGDVWVNINYLALRALRGYAGTEGPERERAGRLYQRLRHNLVDTVYREFARTGFLWERYSDRTGRGLGCRPFAGWTALILLVMAEDY is encoded by the exons ATGGCGGGTGAGCGGCGGCGCCGTGGCGGGGAAGGACCCCGGGACCGTCCCCGGGACCGCGTGACGCGACgggaacaaaaagaacaaaaacagcAACATCGGGGACCGGGCCGGGGACGAACCGCGCTgctggcggcggcggcggcggccgcgcTGGCGCTGGGGCTGGCGGCGGCAGTGTCTGAATGGAGACGGTGGAGCGAGGCCTCCCGGCTGGTCACCCCCCACCCCGCTCCCCCCGCCCTCCCTCCCGGTTCTACCGGGCCTCTCGCTTCGCCCCAGCTTTTTTGGGGAACTTACCGGCCTCAAGTTTATTTCGGAATGAAGACTCGCAGCCCGCGATCTCTCGTTACCG GCCTGATGTGGCTTCAGGAAGGCGACAGCACCAGCGGTTTGCGTCACACCTGCGAGCAGAACGACGATGTGTCGCGATACGGCTGGCTGATGCACGACGGGGAGAGTTTCGGGGTGCAGGAGATCCGCGATGGGAAATTGGTCCTAAAAACCGAATTCGTCAAACGAGACGGGGGGGAACATGGAGGGGATTGGAGCTGGCGCATCAGCGCCAAGATGGAG GATGCAGAGGGTCCaagccctctcctctccctctttttctacGTGGCCACTGACGAGCAGGGGAcgctggaggcagagctggagaatgGGACACGGCTGGCGGCCGTGAGGGGCACAACGGAGGAGCTGGGAGCCTTCACCAtcaccttc tccccccccaccGCCGACGCCGGGGGGAACCCCAAATACGCCAG CTACAGCTACCTGGAGGCGCCGAGCCCGGGGCTGCACCGCCTGACCGAGCTGGTGCGGAGCCGCCTCGCCCCCCggtccctcttctcccctccgGGCAAGAAGGGGCCGCGCCGCCGCTTCTTCGCCCTGCAGACAGCCGGGGGGCCGCCGGGGGGGCCGGATCCCCCCCCGCGGGggcggctgctgctgcaccaggTGACGCTGGAGCCCCCCGGGGTGGCGGAGGTCACCTTCGAGTCGGGCAGCGCGgcgggggggcggcgggggcggctGGCGGGGCCGGAGCTGTCTGCGGCGCTGGCGGGGGGAGCCGAGGCCTTCGAGCGGCGGTTCGAGGAGACCTTCGGGCTGTCCCGCAAGGGCTTCCCCGTCCCGCAGCAGCGCTTTGCCCAGGCCGCCCTCAGCGAGCTGCTGGGGGGCGTGGGCTACTTCCACGGGCGCTCGCTGGTCCGGGCGTcggtggaggaggaggaggaggaggaggaggggggtgagCGGGCGGTGCCCACCCCTGAGGGCGGGCTCTTCACCGCCGTTCCCTCCCGCTCCTTCTTCCCGCGGGGGTTCCTGTGGGATGAGGGCTTCCACCAGCTGGTGGTGGGGCGGTGGGCGCCGGCCCTCAGCCGGGAGGTGCTGGCGCACTGGCTGGACCTGATGAACGCCGAGGGGTGGATCCCGCGGGAGCAGATCCTGGGGGACGAGGCGCGGGCCAAGGTGCCCCCCGAGTTCCTGCTGCAGCGGGGGGACACGGCCAACCcccccaccctgctgctggccctgcagCGCCTGCTGCCCCAGGCCGAGCCCGCCTACCTGCGGCGCCTCTTCCCCCGCCTGCGGGCCTGGTACCGGTGGCTGGAGCGCACGCAGGCCGGGCCCCTGCCCCACACCTTCCGCTGGCGGGGCCGGGACCCGCACCCCGAGCGCTACCTCAACCCCAAAACCTTGGCCTCGGGGCTGGACGATTACCCCCGCGCCTCGCACCCCTCGCCGGAGGAGCGGCACCTGGACCTGCGCTGCTGGATGGCCCTGGCCGCCCGCGTCCTGGCCCAGGTGGCCGAGCGGCTCGGGGAACCGGCCCGGGGCTACCGGGAAACCGAGCGAGCCCTGAGCGACAGCGCGCTGCTGGACCGGCACCACTGGGACCCCCAGCTGGGCGCCTTCGCCGATTACGGCAACCACAGCGCGGCCGTGGAGCTGCGCTGGCACCGCCCGGACCCACCGGCACCGGGACGCCCCCCGGCCGCCCCCCGGCTGCTGCGGGAGGTGCGGGAGCCCCCCCGGCCGCGCTTCGTGCCGGCGCTGGGCTACGTCAGCCTCTTCCCgatgctgctggagctgctgccgcCGGACTCCCCGCGGCTGCCGGCGCTGCTGGAGGCGGTGGCCAGCGAGCAGAAGCTGTGGTCGCCCTTCGGGCTGCGGTCGCTGTCGGCTGACAGCCCCTTCTACCTGCGGCACAACACCCAGCACGACCCCCCGTACTGGCGCGGCGACGTCTGGGTCAACATCAACTACCTGGCGCTGCGGGCGCTGCGGGGCTACGCCGGTACCGAAGGTCCGGAGCGGGAGCGAGCGGGCCGGCTGTACCAGCGGCTGCGGCACAACCTGGTAGACACGGTGTACCGGGAGTTCGCCCGCACCGGGTTCCTCTGGGAGCGGTACAGCGACCGAACCGGCCGCGGGCTGGGCTGCCGGCCCTTCGCGGGGTGGACCGCGCTCATCCTGCTCGTCATGGCCGAGGACTACTAG
- the INO80B gene encoding INO80 complex subunit B, producing the protein MSKAWRRGGMERGEQGEEAEGGHGSHKKKHKKHKKKHKKKHHQEAGGPPPEPLRKPQLKLRIKLGGQILGTKSVPTFTVVPEAPRSPSPLMGAEEEEEEPTEGVPIEQYRAWLDEDSNLDPSPLPDLDSESCFPPREEEEEEEERWLDALEKGELDDNGELKKEVDESLLTARQKALLHKQQSQPLLELPMGYKAKELTEEMLVKREERARKRRLQAAKKAEENKNQTIERLTKTNKAKVKTLRERKAKPAPCPVVHYCNAADAITVSFPAGVPLPLPPAPPRPPPPAPLLCGVPGCPNPKRYSCSRTGRPLCSLACYRRNLGLQEAAA; encoded by the exons ATGAGCAAGGCCTGGCGGCGGGGCGGGATGGAGCGCGGCGAGCAGG GGGAGGAGGCGGAGGGCGGGCACGGTTCGCACAAGAAGAAGCACAAGAAGCACAAGAAGAAGCACAAGAAGAAACATCACCAGGAGGCGGGGGGGCCGCCCCCGGAGCCCCTCCGCAAGCCCCAGCTCAAGCTGCGGATCAAGCTGGGGGGGCAGATCCTGGGCACCAagag TGTCCCCACGTTCACGGTGGTCCCCGAAGCGCCGCGGTCCCCCTCCCCGCTGAtgggggcagaggaggaggaggaggaacccACCGAGGGGGTCCCCATCGAGCAGTACCGGGCCTGGCTGG ATGAGGACAGCAACCTGGACCCTTCGCCCCTGCCCGACCTGGACTCAGAGAGCTGCTTCCCCCCCcgcgaggaggaggaggaggaggaagagcgCTGGCTGGACGCCCTGGAGAAGGGCGAGCTGGACGACAACGGGGAGCTCAAGAAGGAGGTGGATGAGTCCCTGCTGACCGCCCGACAG AAAGCCCTCCTGCACAAGCAGCAGAGCCAGCCGCTGCTGGAGCTGCCCATGGGCTACAAGGCGAAGGAGCTGACGGAGGAGATGCTGGTGAAGCGGGAGGAGCGGGCACGGAAGCGGCGGCTGCAGGCGGCCAAGAAGGCGGAGGAGAACAAGAACCAGACCATCGAGCGCCTGACCAAGACCAACAAGGCCAAGGTGAAGACGCTGCGGGAGCGCAAGGCCAAGCCGGCCCCCTGCCCCGTCGTGCACTACTGCAACGCCGCCGACGCCATCACCGTCTCCTTCCCGGCCGGAGTCCCTCTGCCGctgccccccgccccgccgcggcccccgccccccgcccccctcCTCTGCGGGGTCCCCGGCTGCCCCAACCCCAAGCGCTACAGCTGCTCCCGCACCGGGCGGCCGCTCTGCAGCCTCGCCTGCTACCGCCGCAACCTGGGCCTGCAGGAGGCCGCGGCGTAG
- the WBP1 gene encoding WW domain-binding protein 1: MRGCRRDTRTPPGRSGSVQPGPGAGPQDAPVGSAHWLRRGGAALLVGCYLRQSGARDVSAPPIGRAPQGPAPGAVPVIRGVAARGEAAAGRQRCQSRLGGAGPRLPLVPAAANRGGGRGSVPLSPLLGVRRGQAAPDWLGRGGGGGTDWPSHGAARERRRRGRGGLGRAAGRQHQQAREFCPGVNNQPYVCETGHCCGETGCCTYYYELWWFWLLWTILILLSCCCAYRHRRAKLRLQQQQRQREINLIAYHGACAYPPSVMDLRMLASFKLPAYEEVAQRPGTPPPPYSAVLAQRGPPRPGSGSLSLSPSSELCSSCSCGSSCASSPGSSSGDGTGRSSPSPGGGTASTGTGTSWELPPEEVPAREEEEEEEGGSPPKHALFSSTVDFFEVGGDGGRPCSDIEEGEEEEAAREEGSGSTGTGQHFRHRRLTGDSGIEVGRCPEEEEGEGEGTHLLGPRCGLGGGEGPILPV, from the exons ATGCGGGGCTGCAGGCGGGACACCCGCACCCCCCCGGGACGCAGTGGTTCAGTCCAGCCCGGCCCGGGGGCGGGGCCTCAGGACGCGCCCGTCGGCAGCGCCCATTGGCTGAGGCGTGGCGGCGCCGCGCTGTTGGTTGGTTGTTATCTCCGCCAATCGGGCGCTCGGGACGTGTCGGCGCCGCCCATTGGCCGGGCACCGCAAGGGCCCGCCCCGGGGGCCGTTCCTGTCATCCGGGGCGTGGCGGCGCGGGGCGAGGCTGCCGCTGGCCGGCAGCGCTGTCAGTCACGGCTGGGGGGGGCGGGGCCGCGCCTCCCATTGGTGCCGGCAGCCGCCAATCGCGGCGGGGGGCGGGGCTCGGTCCCTTTGTCTCCGTTGTTGGGCGTGAGGCGCGGGCAGGCGGCGCCCGATTGGCTGggccggggcggcggcggcggcaccGATTG GCCGAGCCATGGAGCGGCccgggagcggcggcggcggggccgagGGGGCCTGGGCCGCGCTGCTGGGCGGCAGCACCAGCAGG CCCGGGAGTTCTGCCCGGGGGTGAACAACCAGCCCTACGTGTGCGAGACCGGGCACTGCTGCGGGGAGACCGGCTGCTGCACCTACTACTACGAGCTGTGGT GGTTCTGGCTCCTCTGgaccatcctcatcctcctcagctgctgctgtgcctacCGGCACCGCCGGGCCAAGCTGcgcctgcagcagcagcagcggcagcgGGAGATCAACCTCATCGCCTACCACGGGGCCTGCGCGTACCCCCCCTCCGTCATGGATCTCA GGATGTTGGCCTCCTTCAAGCTGCCGGCCTACGAGGAGGTGGCCCAGCGCCCCGGCACGCCCCCCCCGCCCTACAGCGCCGTGCTGGCCCAGCGCGGACCCCCCCGCCCCGGCTCCGGCAGCCTCAGCCTCTCGCCCAGCTCcgagctctgctccagctgctcctgcgGCTCCAGCTGCGCCTCCTCCCCGGGCAGCTCCAGcggggacgggacgggacgcagctcccccagccccggCGGCGGCACCGCcagcaccggcaccggcaccagctgggagctgccccCCGAGGAGGTGCCGGcccgggaggaggaggaggaggaggaggggggcagCCCCCCGAAGCACGCTCTCTTCTCCTCTACTGTGGACTTCTTCGAGGTGGGGGGGGATGGCGGGCGCCCCTGCTCTGACATCGAggagggtgaggaagaggaggcagcgCGGGAGGAAGGCTCCGGCAGCACCGGCACCGGGCAGCACTTCCGGCACCGGCGGCTGACGGGGGACTCGGGCATTGAGGTGGGACGctgccctgaggaggaggagggcgaGGGCGAAGGCACCCACCTGCTGGGACCCCGCTGCGGGctgggggggggtgaggggccCATCCTGCCTGTCTGA
- the RTKN gene encoding rhotekin isoform X1: MFCRNQPSRVTVARGSALEMEIRRGRCRLSLLADTVQDPELQGKLERELRVREGALKLLAACSRPEQALEAAKGLQLCSARAMALMAELQRRKEAEVLRRRPSDASPSSERLPCRGTVCLSDLRIPLMWKDTEYFRNKGELHRCAVFCLLQLGAEIHDTPMVLVDRTLTDICFETPILFSDAGPDFELKVELYSAGLSGVGGSQGVGGSSSAPRKLATRLSTSLGRSSGKRVRAAMEGGAGSPPGNGGNSPLLLPPHSVPGPKFQLLAHAVLSLAEVQDGFRTHDLIIAPQEQGPCWLPLYGSICCRLVAQPRCMASGTPPGQGTLRHQQAGGAEAQSGPPLFCVLRGTHLLCYRDPRDPDSGLEPTLTITLSKETRVRLWAREGQGPPHGISITNRLGGEDVTHALVAEGREQARSWAEALGQHCFDLAQWKQCCEELMRIEVPPPRRPPPALPRQGSLYHEMAIDPTDDIEAVTDILTRRAGGRAPGNPPWLSLFDGSPPSVPPRPGRVSSPSPPPRRPWGRPRTLSLDAKLSTLKGRGSRRAVPPPRPSPPLSGSSSSGSSSSSPDPKHDPSGPLQSRV, from the exons ATGTTCTGTCGGAACCAGCCCAGCCGGGTCACCGTGGCCCGTGGCTCGGCGCTGGAGATGGAGATCCGTCGCGGTCGCTGCCGGCTCAGCCTCCTGGCCGACACCGTGCAG GACCCGGAGCTGCAGGGGAAGCTGGAGCGGGAGCTGCGGGTGCGGGAGGGGGCCCTGAAGCTGCTGGCTGCGTGCAGCCGTCCCGAGCAGGCGCTGGAGGCGGCCaaggggctgcagctctgctccgCCAGAGCCATGGCCCtgatggcagagctgcagcGCAGGAAGGAGGCGGAGGTGCTGAGGAGGCG cccctcagatGCCAGCCCCTCCAGTGAGCGCCTGCCCTGCCGGGGCACCGTCTGCCTCTCAG aCCTGCGCATCCCCCTGATGTGGAAGGACACGGAATACTTCAGGAACAAAGGGG AGCTCCACCGCTGCGCTGtcttctgcctcctgcagctgggggcTGAGATCCACGACACCCCCATGGTGCTGGTGGACCGGACCCTCACTGACATCTGCTTTGAGACCCCCATCCTCTT ctcgGACGCCGGCCCCGATTTTGAGCTGAAAGTGGAGCTGTACAGCGCGGGGCTGTCCGGGGTGGGGGGCTCtcagggtgtgggggggagcagcagcGCTCCCCGGAAACTGGCCACCCGcctcagcacctccctgggacgCTCCTCGGGGAAACGGGTGCGAGCTGCCATGGAGGGGGGGGCCGGCAGCCCCCCTGGCAACGGGGGAAACAGCCCCCTTCTGCTACCCCCCCACAGTGTGCC GGGTCCCAAATTCCAGCTCCTGGCACACGCCGTCCTCTCCCTGGCTGAGGTCCAGGATGGGTTTCGCACACACGACCTCATCATCGCCCCCCAGG AACAGGGTCCCTGCTGGCTGCCCCTGTATGGCAGCATCTGCTGCCGGCTGGTGGCACAGCCCCGCTGCATGGCCTCGGGGACCCCCCCAGGACAGGGGACACTGCGGCACCAG CAGGCGGGGGGTGCTGAGGCACAGAGCGGACCCCCCCTGTTCTGTGTCCTGCGGGGCACCCACCTTCTCTGCTACCGGGACCCCCGGGACCCCGACAGCGGGCTGGAGCCCACCCTCACCATCACCCTCAGTAAG GAGACGCGGGTGCGTTTGTGGGCGCGGGAGGGGCAGGGACCCCCCCACGGTATCTCCATCACCAACCGGCTGGGGGGCGAGGATGTGACCCACGCGCTGGTGGCCGAGGGCCGGGAGCAGGCACggagctgggcagaggcacTGGGGCAGCACTGCTTCGACCTGG CCCAATGGAAGCAGTGCTGTGAGGAGCTGATGCGGATCGAGGTGCCCCCCCCGCGCCGGCCGCCCCCCGCCCTTCCCCGCCAGGGCTCACTCTACCACGAGATGG CTATTGACCCCACCGATGACATCGAGGCGGTCACCGACATCCTGACGCGGCGGGCGGGGGGCCGGGCCCCCGGGAACCCCCCCTGGCTCTCCCTCTTCGACGGGTCCCCCCCTTCCGTCCCCCCCCGCCCGGGCCGggtgagcagccccagcccccctccccgccgccccTGGGGCCGCCCCCGAACCCTCTCCCTGGATGCCAAGCTCAGCACCCTGAAGGGGCGGGGGTCTCGGCGGGCCGTCCCCCCCCCGCGCCCCTCGCCCCCCCTCTCTGGCTCCTccagcagcggcagcagcagcagcagccccgaCCCCAAGCACGACCCCTCCGGGCCCCTCCAGTCCCGGGTCTGA
- the RTKN gene encoding rhotekin isoform X2, whose product MEVAGRGQRLQLQEKLRILEDLNMLYIRQIAISLQDPELQGKLERELRVREGALKLLAACSRPEQALEAAKGLQLCSARAMALMAELQRRKEAEVLRRRPSDASPSSERLPCRGTVCLSDLRIPLMWKDTEYFRNKGELHRCAVFCLLQLGAEIHDTPMVLVDRTLTDICFETPILFSDAGPDFELKVELYSAGLSGVGGSQGVGGSSSAPRKLATRLSTSLGRSSGKRVRAAMEGGAGSPPGNGGNSPLLLPPHSVPGPKFQLLAHAVLSLAEVQDGFRTHDLIIAPQEQGPCWLPLYGSICCRLVAQPRCMASGTPPGQGTLRHQQAGGAEAQSGPPLFCVLRGTHLLCYRDPRDPDSGLEPTLTITLSKETRVRLWAREGQGPPHGISITNRLGGEDVTHALVAEGREQARSWAEALGQHCFDLAQWKQCCEELMRIEVPPPRRPPPALPRQGSLYHEMAIDPTDDIEAVTDILTRRAGGRAPGNPPWLSLFDGSPPSVPPRPGRVSSPSPPPRRPWGRPRTLSLDAKLSTLKGRGSRRAVPPPRPSPPLSGSSSSGSSSSSPDPKHDPSGPLQSRV is encoded by the exons ATggaggtggcagggagggggcaacgccttcagctgcaggagaagctgcGGATCCTGGAGGATCTCAATATGCTCTACATCCGGCAGATCGCCATCAGCCTCCAG GACCCGGAGCTGCAGGGGAAGCTGGAGCGGGAGCTGCGGGTGCGGGAGGGGGCCCTGAAGCTGCTGGCTGCGTGCAGCCGTCCCGAGCAGGCGCTGGAGGCGGCCaaggggctgcagctctgctccgCCAGAGCCATGGCCCtgatggcagagctgcagcGCAGGAAGGAGGCGGAGGTGCTGAGGAGGCG cccctcagatGCCAGCCCCTCCAGTGAGCGCCTGCCCTGCCGGGGCACCGTCTGCCTCTCAG aCCTGCGCATCCCCCTGATGTGGAAGGACACGGAATACTTCAGGAACAAAGGGG AGCTCCACCGCTGCGCTGtcttctgcctcctgcagctgggggcTGAGATCCACGACACCCCCATGGTGCTGGTGGACCGGACCCTCACTGACATCTGCTTTGAGACCCCCATCCTCTT ctcgGACGCCGGCCCCGATTTTGAGCTGAAAGTGGAGCTGTACAGCGCGGGGCTGTCCGGGGTGGGGGGCTCtcagggtgtgggggggagcagcagcGCTCCCCGGAAACTGGCCACCCGcctcagcacctccctgggacgCTCCTCGGGGAAACGGGTGCGAGCTGCCATGGAGGGGGGGGCCGGCAGCCCCCCTGGCAACGGGGGAAACAGCCCCCTTCTGCTACCCCCCCACAGTGTGCC GGGTCCCAAATTCCAGCTCCTGGCACACGCCGTCCTCTCCCTGGCTGAGGTCCAGGATGGGTTTCGCACACACGACCTCATCATCGCCCCCCAGG AACAGGGTCCCTGCTGGCTGCCCCTGTATGGCAGCATCTGCTGCCGGCTGGTGGCACAGCCCCGCTGCATGGCCTCGGGGACCCCCCCAGGACAGGGGACACTGCGGCACCAG CAGGCGGGGGGTGCTGAGGCACAGAGCGGACCCCCCCTGTTCTGTGTCCTGCGGGGCACCCACCTTCTCTGCTACCGGGACCCCCGGGACCCCGACAGCGGGCTGGAGCCCACCCTCACCATCACCCTCAGTAAG GAGACGCGGGTGCGTTTGTGGGCGCGGGAGGGGCAGGGACCCCCCCACGGTATCTCCATCACCAACCGGCTGGGGGGCGAGGATGTGACCCACGCGCTGGTGGCCGAGGGCCGGGAGCAGGCACggagctgggcagaggcacTGGGGCAGCACTGCTTCGACCTGG CCCAATGGAAGCAGTGCTGTGAGGAGCTGATGCGGATCGAGGTGCCCCCCCCGCGCCGGCCGCCCCCCGCCCTTCCCCGCCAGGGCTCACTCTACCACGAGATGG CTATTGACCCCACCGATGACATCGAGGCGGTCACCGACATCCTGACGCGGCGGGCGGGGGGCCGGGCCCCCGGGAACCCCCCCTGGCTCTCCCTCTTCGACGGGTCCCCCCCTTCCGTCCCCCCCCGCCCGGGCCGggtgagcagccccagcccccctccccgccgccccTGGGGCCGCCCCCGAACCCTCTCCCTGGATGCCAAGCTCAGCACCCTGAAGGGGCGGGGGTCTCGGCGGGCCGTCCCCCCCCCGCGCCCCTCGCCCCCCCTCTCTGGCTCCTccagcagcggcagcagcagcagcagccccgaCCCCAAGCACGACCCCTCCGGGCCCCTCCAGTCCCGGGTCTGA
- the LOC115598335 gene encoding drebrin-like: MAAPGLERHRLALLAAREDVGNPRAGTNWAVFAYEKHHDLRLLDSGAGGPDELGGKFSPTSIMYGLCRIPDPSTGLPRVVLIHWVGEKVPESQRLQCAGHMPVIREFFREASVVLSAHRPEEVTQEGLSRALTQLAPTAAPPARKGTPPDAQELVGTNYRKTNPALEIRRTQRDSFWAQAEREEEQRKEQERQRELERARRWERERREEERRGAAERERRLQEKERMIEEQRKEQARLEAEERRKEKERWEQQQREHEEAMRERGRHSQSIEKAAEAAVLVSQRSQNPRDFFRQRERSGSTSGPPPPTTPLGTRPGARRPFLRYQRSLTESAFIFRRPDPPPSPGPPQPGTFRAEPPPSPRKPQPPLPASPIGRGTPSGAPISPMEKQISPSAPLGTLPSPTGTGTPPSPTGTGPPHATSPIGTAPLAPCTTLGPLSLGGAGAGPPSTIPGPGPLPSPSSPPSGSPGSLCGVEHLPPCSTPGLGPPHSPPMQSPPGTEEPKPLPRPNLPRDEDRPPLDSFPSPPSWGSPELPVEPGEGVPSPRGGSPMPGLVPVPTPGAGTPPCSPSPPREQDTPQANSGHNGIGGHGQGSWPDPWEQDPSLRQGDESSDNIVLPQPLHKGSPGFALLLPKGRPPPAEDQDHSPHAV, translated from the exons GGCTGTGTTTGCCTACGAGAAGCACCATGACCTCAGGCTCCTGGACTCGGGAG CCGGGGGTCCGGATGAGCTGGGGGGCAAATTCTCCCCCACCAGCATCATGTACGGGTTGTGCCGCATCCCAGACCCTAGCACTGGCCTTCCCCGTGTTGTCCTCATCCACTGG GTGGGGGAGAAGGTTCCAGAATCCCAACGCCTCCAATGTGCTGGGCATATGCCGGTCATCAGGGAGTTTTTCAgg GAGGCCAGCGTGGTGCTGAGCGCCCACCGCCCCGAGGAGGTGACacaggaggggctgagcagggcGCTGACACAGTTGGCTCCCACCGCAGCCCCTCCCGCCAGGAAGGGAACCCCCCCCGATGcccaggagctggtg GGCACCAACTACCGCAAGACCAACCCGGCGCTGGAGATCCGCAGGACCCAGCGGGATTCCTTCTGGGCACAGGCCGAG CGGGAGGAGGAGCAGCGGAAGGAGCAGGAGCGGCAGCGGGAACTGGAGAGGGCCCGGCGGTGGGAGCGGGAACGGCGGGAGGAGGagcggcggggggcggcggaGCGGGAGCGGCggctgcaggagaaggagcGGATGATCGAGGAGCAGCG GAAGGAGCAGGCACGGCTGGAGgcggaggagaggaggaaggagaaggagcgATGG gagcagcagcagcgggaGCACGAGGAGGCCATGCGGGAGCGCGGTCGGCACAGTCAGTCCATCGAGAAGGCAGCT GAGGCAGCTGTCCTGGTGTCCCAGCGTTCGCAGAACCCACGGGATTTTTTCCGCCAGCGGGAGCGCTCAGGGTCCACCTCAGGCCCACCACCACCTACCACCCCCCTTGGCACCAGGCCCG GTGCCCGTCGGCCATTCCTGCGGTACCAACGCAGCCTGACTGAGTCAGCCTTCATCTTCCGCCGGCCGGACCCCCCGCCCTCACCCGGACCCCCCCAGCCTGGGACCTTCAGGGCTgaacccccccccagcccccggAAGCCCCaacctcccctccctgccagccccatcGGGAGGGGAACCCCTTCTGGTGCCCCCATCAGCCCCATGGAGAAACAGatctctccctctgcccccctggggaccctccccagccccacgggGACAGGGACCCCCCCTAGCCCCACAGGGACAGGACCCCCCCATGCCACAAGCCCCATAGGGACAGCCCCCCTGGCTCCCTGTACCACCTTGGGGCCCCTCAGCCTTGGGGGTGCAGGGGCAGGGCCTCCCTCCACCATTCCTGGTCCAGGGCCTCTGCCCTCCCCCAGTTCCCCCCCATCGGGGTCCCCTGGCAGCCTTTGTGGGGTAGAGCACCTACCCCCCTGCAGCACTCCTGGGCTGGGgcccccccacagccccccgATGCAGTCCCCCCCGGGCACCGAGGAGCCCAAGCCTCTGCCTCGCCCCAACCTCCCGCGGGATGAGGACAGGCCCCCCCTGGACAgcttccccagccctccctcaTGGGGGTCCCCAGAGCTGCCAGTGGAGCCAGGTGAGGGGGTCCCGAGTCCCCGGGGAGGGTCTCCCATGCCTGGGCTAGTGCCTGTCCCAACACCTGGAGCTGGAACCCCCCcatgcagccccagcccccccagggaGCAGGACACCCCCCAGGCCAACTCGGGGCACAATGGCATTGGGGGGCATGGGCAGGGGAGCTGGCCAGACCCCTGGGAGCAGGACCCCTCCCTGAGGCAG GGGGATGAGTCCAGTGACAACATCGTCCTGccacagcccctgcacaaaGGCTCACCAG gcttcgcgctgctgctgcccaagggCCGACCCCCTCCTGCCGAGGACCAGGACCACTCCCCCCACGCCGTGTAG